A window from Chiroxiphia lanceolata isolate bChiLan1 chromosome 3, bChiLan1.pri, whole genome shotgun sequence encodes these proteins:
- the GJA1 gene encoding gap junction alpha-1 protein, with the protein MGDWSALGKLLDKVQAYSTAGGKVWLSVLFIFRILLLGTAVESAWGDEQSAFRCNTQQPGCENVCYDKSFPISHVRFWVLQIIFVSVPTLLYLAHVFYVMRKEEKLNKREEELKVVANDGVNVDMHLKQIEIKKFKYGIEEHGKVKMRGGLLRTYIISILFKSVFEVAFLLIQWYIYGFSLNAIYTCERDPCPHRVDCFLSRPTEKTIFILFMLVVSLVSLALNIIELFYVFFKGVKDRVKGKTDPYSHSGAMSPSKDCGSPKYAYYNGCSSPTAPLSPMSPPGYKLVTGDRNNSSCRNYNKQASEQNWANYSAEQNRMGQAGSTISNSHAQPFDFSDEHQNTKKLASGHELQPLTIVDQRPPSRASSRASSRPRPDDLEI; encoded by the coding sequence ATGGGTGATTGGAGTGCCTTAGGAAAACTTCTTGACAAAGTTCAAGCCTATTCTACTGCGGGAGGGAAAGTGTGGCTGTCTGTTCTCTTCATTTTCCGAATCTTGCTATTAGGGACAGCAGTCGAATCTGCTTGGGGAGATGAACAGTCTGCTTTCCGGTGTAACACTCAACAGCCTGGTTGTGAGAACGTCTGCTATGACAAgtccttccccatctcccaTGTACGCTTTTGGGTTCTGCAGATCATATTTGTGTCTGTACCTACCCTTTTGTACCTGGCACACGTGTTCTATGTaatgaggaaagaagaaaaactgaacaaaagagaagaagagcTCAAAGTGGTCGCAAATGATGGCGTGAATGTGGATATGCACCTCAAGCaaatagaaattaagaaattcaAGTATGGGATCGAAGAGCATGGCAAAGTGAAGATGCGTGGGGGACTGCTCCGTACATACATCATCAGCATCCTGTTTAAATCTGTCTTCGAGGTGGCTTTCTTGCTGATACAGTGGTACATTTATGGGTTTAGTCTGAATGCCATCTACACCTGTGAGCGAGATCCGTGCCCACACAGGGTGGACTGTTTCCTCTCCCGTCCAACTGAGAAAACCATCTTCATCCTCTTCATGCTGGTGGTGTCCTTGGTGTCTCTTGCCTTGAACATCATTGAGCTTTTCTACGTGTTCTTCAAGGGTGTCAAGGATCGTGTGAAAGGCAAAACCGACCCCTACTCCCACAGCGGTGCCATGAGCCCTTCCAAGGACTGTGGCTCCCCCAAATATGCTTATTACAATGGCTGCTCCTCACCGACCGCCCCCTTGTCTCCCATGTCTCCCCCAGGGTACAAGCTTGTTACCGGAGACAGGAACAATTCCTCCTGTCGTAACTACAATAAGCAAGCCAGCGAGCAAAACTGGGCCAACTACAGCGCGGAGCAGAACAGAATGGGGCAGGCTGGCAGCACCATCTCCAACTCGCATGCCCAGCCCTTCGACTTCTCTGATGAGCACCAGAACACTAAAAAATTGGCATCGGGACAcgagctgcagcccctcaccaTTGTGGACCAGAGgcctcccagcagagccagcagccgAGCCAGCAGCAGGCCTCGACCTGACGACCTGGAGATCTAA